In the Wyeomyia smithii strain HCP4-BCI-WySm-NY-G18 chromosome 2, ASM2978416v1, whole genome shotgun sequence genome, one interval contains:
- the LOC129725436 gene encoding uncharacterized protein LOC129725436: MRSLSQRGMSLDRYYAPKTNKRYERHMLRNMKQDENEPFNDFINRLREQANRCEFVDVNDATVDQIIEGCYSHDFRKKLLAEKKTFEEVLQLGKAMEDIQAQSKTYSNSKNVQLEPVQRLQPVIRSGLRCFKCNRVGHIARDKHVCPASGVKCHVCGEMDHFKVCCPRKRKRDENNCNQPLKKPEVPFKKGLYCVNAGDKSDTLMFELGGVEVQMLVDSGFPPNIVTQSTYDQLQRAGAKIINDRAAVAESKQYQGYGSSETILFSRAFETEIKIPGEEHGVWAYVLVSPSGQTNLLSKSTSFALGVLRIGYRVTQLKAVVVNSFSPFPKVPGVQLKIHIDTTIAPVCQPIRRLPIAMEAKVEQQIQELLVQEIIEKVEHPTGWVSSLVPVRKSNGKLRICVDLRAANKAVLTENYPMPNIEEALSSIHDAVMLSTIDLESAFYHLELDTESRDITTFVSRSGLYRFTRLVFGIKSAPELFSYYLYIF, encoded by the coding sequence ATGAGGTCATTGTCACAGAGAGGGATGTCGCTTGATAGATATTACGCGCCAAAAACGAATAAACGATACGAGCGCCATATGTTGCGTAACATGAAACAAGACGAGAACGAGCCGTTCAATGATTTTATTAACCGATTGCGAGAACAGGCTAACAGATGTGAATTTGTTGACGTTAATGATGCGACTGTCGACCAGATAATCGAAGGTTGTTATTCCCACGATTTCCGTAAGAAGCTGCTGGCTGAAAAGAAAACCTTTGAAGAAGTCCTACAGCTAGGCAAAGCAATGGAAGACATACAAGCACAAAGTAAAACCTACTCAAACTCCAAAAACGTACAGCTAGAACCCGTTCAACGGTTGCAACCAGTTATTAGGTCTGGTTTACGATGTTTTAAATGCAATCGTGTAGGCCACATCGCACGAGATAAGCACGTTTGTCCGGCAAGTGGAGTGAAATGTCATGTTTGCGGAGAAATGGATCATTTCAAAGTTTGTTGTCCGAGGAAGCGTAAGCGAGATGAAAATAACTGTAATCAGCCTCTGAAAAAGCCTGAAGTGCCATTCAAAAAGGGATTATACTGCGTAAATGCCGGTGATAAAAGCGATACCTTGATGTTTGAACTTGGAGGCGTGGAAGTTCAAATGCTTGTCGATTCTGGTTTCCCACCAAACATTGTTACACAGAGTACTTATGATCAACTCCAACGAGCGGGTGCCAAAATTATTAACGACAGAGCAGCTGTCGCAGAAAGTAAACAGTACCAAGGCTATGGATCATCGGAAACAATTTTGTTCAGCAGAGCTTTTGAAACAGAAATCAAAATACCAGGAGAAGAACATGGAGTTTGGGCTTACGTTCTTGTCTCACCGAGTGGACAAACAAATCTACTTTCAAAGTCAACGTCATTTGCTTTAGGTGTCCTCAGAATCGGATATAGGGTGACGCAATTGAAGGCAGTAGTAGTGAATTCGTTTTCTCCCTTTCCGAAAGTACCTGGCGTTCAATTGAAGATACACATTGATACAACTATTGCTCCTGTATGCCAACCCATTCGTCGTTTACCAATTGCCATGGAAGCGAAAGTCGAACAGCAAATACAAGAACTGCTCGTTCAAGAGATCATAGAGAAGGTCGAACATCCAACCGGTTGGGTATCTTCATTAGTACCCGTTAGGAAAAGTAACGGCAAACTTCGTATTTGCGTTGATTTAAGAGCAGCCAACAAAGCGGTTCTGACCGAAAACTATCCCATGCCAAATATAGAAGAAGCTCTGTCTTCTATTCACGATGCTGTAATGTTATCGACCATAGATTTGGAATCTGCTTTCTATCATCTCGAACTTGATACTGAAAGCCGTGACATCACAACTTTCGTTTCACGAAGTGGGCTTTATCGATTTACTCGCCTTGTTTTCGGTATCAAAAGCGCACCAGAGCTATTTTCgtattatttatatatattttag